Proteins encoded in a region of the Burkholderiales bacterium genome:
- a CDS encoding circularly permuted type 2 ATP-grasp protein, with amino-acid sequence MYDEMYGKPGEIRGHYAALERWLSTMPPDVVEEKRREADLLFHRVGITFAVYGDEAGSERLIPFDAIPRIIPVDEWDVLERGVKQRVTALNRFLHDIYHGQDILRAGVIPAEHVLTHEAYQVAMVGVNVPNDVYCHIAGIDIVRNDDGEYYVLEDNLRTPSGVSYMLENRRMMMRLFPELFEQYNVRPVEHYPQLLLEALRNNAPQGVREPTVVVLTPGQYNSAYFEHAFLAQQMGVELVEAADLFVRDAQIYMHTTSGHQRVDVIYRRLDDPFLDPLAFRPDSVLGVPGLLAAYRAGNVGIANAIGTGVADDKSTYPYVPEMIRFYLGEEPILRNVPTWQLRKPEDLAYALERLPELVVKEVQGSGGYGMLIGPTASREQIEEFRQRIQSHPANYIAQPTLSLSTCPTFVQNGVAPRHVDLRPFVLCGRECKLVPGGLTRVALNEGSLVVNSSQGGGTKDTWVTA; translated from the coding sequence ATGTACGACGAGATGTACGGCAAGCCCGGCGAGATCCGCGGTCACTACGCGGCGCTCGAGCGCTGGCTCTCCACCATGCCGCCCGACGTCGTCGAGGAGAAGCGGCGCGAAGCCGATCTGCTGTTCCATCGCGTCGGCATCACGTTCGCGGTCTACGGCGACGAAGCCGGCAGCGAGCGCCTGATCCCGTTCGACGCCATCCCTCGCATCATTCCGGTCGACGAGTGGGACGTGCTCGAGCGCGGGGTCAAGCAGCGCGTGACCGCGCTCAACCGTTTCCTGCACGATATCTACCACGGCCAGGACATTCTGCGCGCCGGCGTCATTCCGGCCGAGCACGTGCTCACGCACGAGGCCTACCAGGTCGCGATGGTCGGCGTGAACGTGCCCAACGACGTCTACTGCCACATCGCCGGGATCGACATCGTCCGCAACGACGACGGCGAATATTACGTGCTCGAGGACAATCTGCGCACCCCGTCGGGCGTTTCGTACATGCTCGAGAACCGCCGCATGATGATGCGGCTGTTCCCCGAGCTCTTCGAGCAGTACAACGTGCGGCCGGTCGAGCACTACCCGCAGCTCCTGCTGGAAGCCTTGCGCAACAACGCGCCGCAGGGGGTGCGCGAGCCGACGGTCGTCGTGCTCACGCCCGGCCAGTACAACAGCGCGTATTTCGAGCACGCCTTCCTCGCGCAGCAGATGGGTGTCGAGCTCGTGGAGGCGGCCGACCTCTTCGTCAGGGACGCGCAGATCTACATGCACACCACGAGCGGCCACCAGCGCGTCGACGTGATCTATCGCCGACTCGACGATCCGTTCCTCGATCCGCTCGCCTTCCGTCCCGATTCGGTGCTCGGCGTGCCGGGATTGCTCGCCGCGTATCGGGCGGGCAACGTCGGTATCGCCAACGCGATCGGCACCGGAGTCGCCGACGACAAGTCGACCTATCCGTACGTGCCCGAGATGATCCGCTTCTATCTCGGCGAGGAGCCGATACTGCGCAACGTGCCGACTTGGCAGCTGCGCAAGCCCGAGGACCTCGCGTACGCGCTCGAGCGCCTGCCGGAGCTCGTGGTGAAGGAAGTGCAGGGCTCGGGCGGCTACGGCATGCTGATCGGGCCCACCGCGTCGCGCGAGCAGATCGAAGAGTTCAGGCAGCGCATCCAGTCCCATCCCGCGAACTATATCGCGCAGCCCACGCTCTCGCTCTCGACGTGTCCGACCTTCGTGCAGAACGGCGTAGCACCGCGCCACGTCGACCTGCGGCCGTTCGTGCTGTGCGGACGCGAGTGCAAGCTGGTGCCCGGCGGTCTCACCCGCGTCGCGCTCAACGAAGGCTCGCTCGTGGTGAATTCGTCGCAGGGCGGAGGGACCAAGGACACGTGGGTGACCGCGTGA
- a CDS encoding CDP-alcohol phosphatidyltransferase family protein: MLNIPNLITILRLALVPLLAWLLLERSYGGAIAVFSAAALSDALDGYIARRYALASRLGATLDPVADKVAMFTAAVLLAWQRELPLWLGCAIVLRDVVIVGGVIAYRAIIGALEMTPTRLSKVNTTLEFAVLLLTMAVAAGWPARGAWLDACFVVVGVTVVLSGVQYVWVWGRKAATKHDRRVKT, from the coding sequence ATGCTCAACATCCCGAACCTCATCACGATCTTGCGCCTCGCGCTGGTGCCGCTGCTCGCGTGGCTGCTGCTGGAGCGCAGCTATGGCGGGGCGATCGCGGTCTTCAGTGCGGCGGCGCTGAGCGATGCGCTCGACGGCTACATCGCACGGCGCTACGCGCTCGCGTCCCGGCTCGGCGCGACGCTCGACCCGGTGGCCGACAAGGTCGCGATGTTCACGGCCGCGGTGCTGCTCGCGTGGCAGCGCGAGCTTCCGCTGTGGCTCGGCTGCGCGATCGTGCTGCGCGACGTCGTGATCGTCGGCGGAGTCATTGCGTACCGCGCCATCATCGGGGCACTCGAGATGACGCCTACCCGACTTTCGAAGGTGAACACCACGCTCGAGTTCGCCGTCCTGCTCTTGACCATGGCGGTTGCGGCGGGCTGGCCGGCGCGCGGTGCCTGGCTCGATGCGTGCTTCGTCGTGGTGGGAGTGACCGTCGTGCTCTCGGGCGTGCAGTACGTGTGGGTGTGGGGACGCAAGGCCGCGACGAAGCACGACCGGCGGGTGAAGACATGA
- a CDS encoding cupin domain-containing protein: MNDHKPAAIVARNAAPRARKSNYPEPYAARMEAREKRVLGDVFGLTNFGVNLTRLAPGGSSALRHSHTKQDEFVYILEGAPVLVTDEGETALEPGMCAGFKAGGTAHHLVNRTQRDVVFLEVGDRTPGDAAVYPDDDIRAAMVDGAWRFTHKDGTPYA; encoded by the coding sequence GTGAACGACCACAAACCCGCCGCGATCGTCGCGCGCAACGCCGCACCGCGCGCACGCAAGTCGAACTATCCCGAGCCTTACGCGGCGCGCATGGAAGCCCGCGAGAAGCGCGTGCTCGGCGACGTCTTCGGACTGACCAACTTCGGCGTCAACCTCACGCGTCTCGCGCCCGGCGGCTCCTCCGCGCTGCGCCACTCGCATACCAAGCAGGACGAGTTCGTCTACATCCTCGAAGGCGCGCCGGTGCTCGTCACCGACGAAGGCGAGACGGCGCTCGAACCCGGGATGTGCGCGGGTTTCAAGGCGGGCGGCACCGCGCACCATCTCGTCAATCGCACGCAACGCGACGTGGTGTTCCTCGAAGTCGGCGACCGCACGCCGGGCGACGCCGCCGTCTATCCGGACGACGACATCCGGGCCGCGATGGTCGACGGCGCGTGGAGGTTCACGCACAAGGACGGGACGCCGTACGCGTGA
- a CDS encoding ChaN family lipoprotein, translating into MNLKALPAVLLASALGIASHAAEAATPKPACLAPAKWYALDAAKPRAIDEAKIVAEMAQRDVVLLGEHHDENDHHQWQLHTLAALHAVRPDMVIGFEAFPRRVQPVLDRWVAGELDPARFLREVEWEKVWNLPPDLYMPLFQFARIKRIPMVALNVEKSLTEAIAAKGWDAIDSKQREGVSRAAPPVAEYEEHLFNVFKEHGAARSGKGTLDKSDRRFRNFVEAQGTWDRAMAEALAARVKREGNTRPLAVGIMGAGHVRGGYGVAHQLRDLGVTRVGTLLPLDATAECADIKTAMADAGFVLPAVPRSALPPPRLGVRLELKDKSVTIANIEKGSLAEKSGLNAGDVVLMVAGTPAVSIADVVGAVRSSPPGTWLPLQVRRGTSTLDLVVKFPPRA; encoded by the coding sequence ATGAATCTCAAAGCCCTTCCCGCGGTCCTGCTTGCGAGTGCGCTCGGCATCGCGTCCCACGCCGCTGAAGCTGCGACTCCGAAACCGGCCTGCCTCGCCCCTGCGAAGTGGTACGCGCTCGACGCGGCGAAACCGCGCGCGATCGACGAAGCGAAGATCGTCGCGGAGATGGCCCAGCGCGACGTGGTCCTGCTCGGCGAGCATCACGACGAGAACGACCATCACCAGTGGCAGCTCCACACGCTCGCCGCGCTGCACGCGGTGCGTCCCGACATGGTGATCGGCTTCGAAGCGTTCCCGCGACGCGTGCAGCCGGTGCTCGATCGATGGGTCGCCGGCGAGCTCGATCCCGCGCGTTTCCTGCGCGAGGTCGAATGGGAGAAGGTGTGGAACCTGCCACCCGATCTCTATATGCCGCTCTTCCAGTTCGCGCGCATCAAGCGCATCCCGATGGTCGCGCTGAACGTCGAGAAGTCGCTCACCGAAGCGATCGCCGCCAAAGGCTGGGATGCGATCGACTCGAAGCAGCGTGAAGGCGTGTCGCGCGCGGCGCCGCCTGTCGCGGAGTACGAAGAGCACCTGTTCAACGTGTTCAAGGAGCACGGCGCTGCGCGCAGCGGCAAGGGCACGCTCGACAAGAGCGACCGTCGCTTTCGCAACTTCGTCGAAGCGCAGGGCACGTGGGACCGCGCGATGGCCGAAGCGCTCGCCGCGCGCGTGAAGCGGGAGGGCAACACCCGACCGCTCGCCGTCGGCATCATGGGCGCCGGCCACGTGCGCGGAGGCTACGGCGTGGCGCATCAGCTGCGCGACCTCGGCGTAACGCGCGTCGGCACCCTGCTGCCGCTCGACGCCACCGCCGAATGCGCCGACATCAAGACCGCAATGGCCGACGCGGGGTTCGTGCTGCCGGCGGTGCCGCGCAGCGCGCTGCCTCCGCCGCGCCTCGGGGTGCGGCTCGAGCTCAAGGACAAGTCGGTGACCATCGCGAACATCGAGAAAGGCAGCCTCGCCGAGAAGAGCGGCCTCAATGCCGGCGACGTGGTCCTCATGGTCGCAGGCACGCCCGCGGTATCGATCGCCGATGTGGTCGGCGCGGTGCGCAGCTCGCCGCCCGGCACGTGGCTGCCGCTGCAGGTGAGGCGCGGCACGAGCACGCTGGACCTCGTCGTCAAGTTCCCGCCCAGGGCATGA
- a CDS encoding M1 family aminopeptidase — translation MSALARALCACVLLAAAALASAADLALTVDLDPSTRRFAATAELISPGPFAFTLHPSLNVEGIGIDGRRGAAARGSRGEWRIDAPKGSKLRIAYGGTLPALESLDHRAVLQNATPMASPKGSFLPGGSGWYPDPGRAFSYSVRLTLPHDQRGVVAGSLIAEHRTSDRYTAAFSFPHPAEGIDLMTGPYSVRERLVQRAGAPPLRLRTYFYPDLDALADGYLDDTARYIALYSDAIGPYPFDGFSIVASPLPTGFGMSTLTYLGAQVLKLPFIRGTSLGHEVLHNWWGNGVRVDYAQGNWSEGLTTFMADYFYKERDSDKAAREMRLSWLRDFAAVPDGRHLALAEFRSRTHGAAAAAGYGKSAMVFLMVRDAIGEEAFGRALRAFYAEHKFRAAGWDDLRAAFERASGRRLVPFFDQWLERRGGPDIAIAEARGRSQTLTLTFTQSAPAYALDVPVEIEGLGRRETRRIHIERARQDVQVDLPFVPERVRLDPELRVWRRLDASELSPILRQWIIARAPRIAIVSNDGGNAARGVAEAFFENRPQVVTLDAAKSSREPLLIAGLHADVDAALARLGLPPRPRELAGRGTAAAWTIHAAAAPIAVLSAQNVEALAATARALPHLGAQSYLVFEGARVIDRGIWPAPGRVVHVVRTPQ, via the coding sequence ATGAGCGCGCTCGCGCGCGCGCTGTGCGCGTGCGTTCTGCTCGCGGCCGCCGCTCTCGCGAGCGCGGCCGATCTCGCGCTCACGGTCGATCTCGATCCTTCGACTCGCAGATTCGCGGCGACCGCCGAGCTCATCTCCCCGGGTCCGTTCGCATTCACGCTGCATCCGTCGCTGAACGTCGAGGGGATCGGTATCGACGGCCGGCGCGGCGCCGCTGCGCGCGGCAGCCGCGGCGAATGGCGCATCGACGCGCCCAAAGGCTCGAAGCTTCGCATCGCATACGGCGGAACGCTGCCCGCGCTCGAATCCCTCGACCATCGCGCGGTGCTGCAGAACGCGACGCCGATGGCGTCACCCAAAGGCTCTTTTCTCCCGGGGGGCAGCGGCTGGTATCCCGATCCCGGCCGGGCGTTCTCCTACAGCGTGCGCCTCACGCTGCCGCACGATCAGCGCGGCGTGGTCGCGGGCAGCCTCATCGCGGAGCACCGCACGAGCGATCGTTACACCGCGGCGTTCTCGTTCCCGCATCCGGCCGAAGGCATCGATCTCATGACCGGTCCTTACTCGGTGCGCGAGCGCCTGGTGCAGCGTGCCGGCGCGCCGCCGCTGCGCCTGCGCACGTACTTCTATCCGGACCTCGACGCGCTCGCCGACGGTTATCTCGACGACACCGCACGCTATATCGCGCTGTACTCGGATGCGATCGGGCCCTATCCGTTCGACGGCTTCTCCATCGTCGCGAGCCCCCTGCCCACCGGCTTCGGCATGTCGACGCTCACCTATCTCGGCGCGCAGGTGCTGAAGCTGCCGTTCATACGCGGCACCTCGCTCGGCCACGAAGTGCTGCACAACTGGTGGGGCAACGGGGTGCGCGTCGATTACGCGCAGGGCAACTGGAGCGAAGGCCTGACGACGTTCATGGCCGACTACTTCTACAAGGAGCGCGACTCGGACAAGGCCGCGCGCGAGATGCGTCTTTCATGGCTGCGCGATTTCGCCGCGGTGCCCGACGGCCGCCATCTCGCCCTCGCCGAGTTCCGCTCGCGCACGCACGGCGCCGCAGCGGCGGCGGGTTACGGCAAGTCGGCGATGGTTTTCCTGATGGTGCGCGACGCGATCGGAGAAGAGGCTTTCGGGCGCGCGCTGCGCGCGTTTTATGCAGAACACAAGTTCAGGGCTGCGGGCTGGGACGACCTGCGCGCCGCGTTCGAGCGCGCGAGCGGGCGCCGTCTCGTGCCGTTCTTCGATCAATGGCTCGAGCGGCGCGGCGGACCCGACATCGCCATCGCCGAAGCGCGGGGACGGTCGCAGACGCTCACGCTGACCTTCACGCAGAGCGCGCCCGCGTACGCGCTCGACGTGCCGGTCGAGATCGAAGGCTTGGGTCGGCGCGAGACGCGCCGGATACACATCGAGCGCGCACGCCAGGACGTGCAGGTCGACCTGCCGTTCGTTCCGGAGCGCGTGCGGCTCGATCCGGAGCTTCGCGTATGGCGCAGGCTCGATGCATCGGAGCTCTCGCCGATACTGCGGCAATGGATCATCGCGCGCGCGCCGCGCATCGCGATCGTGAGCAACGACGGGGGGAACGCGGCGCGCGGCGTCGCCGAGGCTTTCTTCGAGAACCGGCCGCAGGTCGTGACGCTCGACGCAGCGAAGTCCTCGCGCGAGCCGCTGCTCATCGCCGGGCTGCATGCCGACGTCGACGCGGCGCTCGCGCGGCTCGGCCTGCCGCCGCGTCCGAGAGAGCTCGCGGGCCGCGGCACGGCAGCGGCATGGACGATCCACGCCGCCGCTGCGCCGATCGCGGTGCTTTCGGCACAGAACGTCGAAGCGCTCGCGGCGACCGCGCGCGCGCTTCCCCACCTCGGGGCGCAGAGCTATCTGGTATTCGAAGGGGCGCGCGTCATCGACCGCGGTATCTGGCCCGCACCGGGGCGCGTGGTGCACGTGGTGCGCACGCCTCAATAA
- a CDS encoding ATP-binding cassette domain-containing protein gives MIQFRNLSLARGARRLIEDANLQIHDGWRVGLVGANGTGKSSVFAMLRGELHPDRGDCELPQAWRIASVAQETPALDTPAIEHVLDGDTELRDIERDLRQAEAAHDGVRVGELHARLQEIEGYSARARAASLLSGLGFSDDEMSRPVASFSGGWRMRLNLAQALIARSNLLLLDEPTNHLDLDAIVWLERWLASYRGTLLLVSHDRDFLDGVVTHVAHIAAQRLTLYTGNYTAFEEQRAAQLAVQQAMYDKQQREIAHLERFIERFRAKATKARQAQSRLKALDRMEHVAPAHVDAPFDFHFREPERAPDPLLALDSARAKYGERVVLRDVNLTLRPGARIGLLGPNGAGKSTLVKLLSGELPPADGHRHEGKGLAIGYFAQHQLEQLRESESPIRHLVRAEPNTREQDLRDYLGGFDFRGAMADSPVGPFSGGEKSRLALALLVRKRPNLLLLDEPTNHLDLEMRHALTVALAEYEGSLVLVSHDRALLRTVCDGFVLVADGDAREYDGDLDDYLEWLAARREAQAAARVDANQSADKAARKEARAAAAADRQAKLARRRPLMKEAESLETRLAGWHDEKREIDESLADPSFYESPDPDKLKGLALRQTELTRLIDEAEHRWLEVSAELEEIGEVS, from the coding sequence GTGATCCAGTTCCGTAACCTCTCCCTCGCCCGCGGCGCGCGGCGGCTCATCGAAGACGCGAATCTCCAGATCCACGACGGCTGGCGCGTCGGTCTCGTCGGCGCGAACGGCACCGGCAAGTCGAGCGTTTTCGCGATGCTGCGCGGCGAGCTTCATCCCGACCGCGGCGATTGCGAGCTGCCTCAGGCCTGGCGCATCGCCTCGGTCGCCCAGGAGACGCCCGCGCTCGACACGCCCGCGATCGAACACGTGCTCGACGGCGACACCGAGCTTCGCGACATCGAGCGCGACCTCCGGCAGGCCGAAGCGGCGCACGACGGCGTCCGCGTGGGCGAGCTCCATGCGCGGTTGCAGGAGATCGAAGGCTACAGCGCGCGCGCCCGCGCCGCGTCGCTGCTCTCGGGTCTCGGTTTCTCCGACGACGAGATGTCGCGGCCGGTCGCGAGCTTCTCCGGCGGCTGGCGCATGCGTCTCAACCTCGCCCAGGCGCTGATCGCGCGCTCGAACCTCCTGCTCCTCGACGAGCCGACCAACCACCTCGATCTCGACGCGATCGTGTGGCTGGAGCGCTGGCTCGCGAGCTATCGCGGCACGCTGCTCCTCGTCTCGCACGATCGCGACTTCCTCGACGGCGTGGTGACCCACGTCGCTCACATCGCCGCGCAGCGCCTCACGCTCTACACCGGCAACTACACCGCATTCGAAGAGCAGCGCGCCGCGCAGCTCGCGGTGCAGCAGGCGATGTACGACAAGCAGCAGCGCGAGATCGCCCATCTCGAGCGCTTCATCGAGCGCTTCCGCGCCAAGGCGACCAAGGCGCGGCAGGCGCAGAGCCGCCTCAAAGCGCTCGACCGCATGGAGCACGTCGCTCCGGCGCACGTCGACGCGCCTTTCGATTTTCACTTCCGCGAGCCCGAGCGTGCGCCCGATCCGCTGCTCGCGCTCGACTCGGCACGAGCGAAGTACGGCGAGCGCGTCGTGCTGCGCGACGTGAACCTCACGCTGCGCCCCGGCGCGCGCATCGGCCTCCTCGGTCCCAACGGCGCGGGCAAGTCGACGCTGGTGAAGCTGTTGTCCGGCGAGCTGCCGCCGGCGGACGGTCATCGCCACGAAGGCAAGGGCCTCGCGATCGGCTACTTCGCGCAGCATCAGCTCGAGCAGTTGCGCGAGAGCGAATCGCCGATCCGGCACCTCGTGCGCGCCGAGCCGAACACCCGCGAGCAGGACCTGCGCGATTATCTCGGCGGCTTCGACTTCCGCGGCGCGATGGCCGACTCGCCGGTCGGTCCTTTTTCCGGCGGGGAAAAATCGCGTCTCGCGCTCGCGCTGCTCGTGCGCAAGCGGCCCAACCTGCTGCTCCTCGACGAGCCGACGAACCATCTCGACCTCGAGATGCGCCACGCGCTCACGGTCGCGCTCGCCGAGTACGAAGGCAGCCTCGTGCTGGTGTCGCACGATCGCGCGCTGCTGCGCACGGTGTGCGACGGCTTCGTGCTGGTCGCCGACGGTGACGCCCGCGAATACGACGGCGACCTCGACGATTACCTCGAATGGCTCGCCGCGCGCAGGGAAGCGCAGGCGGCGGCGCGCGTCGACGCCAATCAGAGCGCCGACAAAGCCGCCCGCAAGGAAGCCCGCGCCGCCGCAGCCGCGGACCGTCAGGCGAAGCTCGCGCGCAGGCGCCCGCTCATGAAGGAAGCGGAATCGCTCGAGACGAGGCTCGCGGGCTGGCACGACGAGAAACGCGAGATCGACGAATCGCTCGCCGATCCGTCTTTCTACGAGAGTCCCGATCCGGATAAGCTCAAGGGGCTGGCGCTGCGCCAGACCGAGCTGACGCGGCTCATCGACGAAGCGGAGCACCGCTGGCTCGAAGTCTCGGCGGAGCTCGAAGAGATAGGAGAGGTCTCGTGA
- a CDS encoding uracil-DNA glycosylase family protein, translated as MTRAAQGALLAHQDVLARCRRCPRMQSTPVIGNPVLSKVLLVGQAPGPKEPAIGKPFAWTAGKQLFKWFGGIGLDEQGFRGRVYMAAVCRCFPGKRPTGGDRVPDPDEVANCASWLDAEFALLKPKLVIPVGKLAIAQFMPVDKLDGVVGKLHRGKRNGLSFDLAPLPHPSGASTWQHVEPGKTLLRHALALIAAHPAWQACISRRVR; from the coding sequence ATGACGCGAGCCGCGCAAGGCGCGCTGCTCGCCCACCAGGACGTGCTCGCGCGCTGCCGGCGCTGCCCGCGCATGCAGAGCACGCCCGTCATCGGCAACCCGGTGCTGTCCAAAGTGCTGCTCGTCGGCCAGGCGCCGGGACCGAAAGAGCCTGCGATCGGCAAGCCGTTCGCATGGACTGCGGGCAAGCAGCTCTTCAAGTGGTTCGGCGGCATCGGTCTCGACGAACAAGGGTTCCGCGGCCGCGTCTACATGGCGGCGGTGTGCCGCTGCTTTCCCGGCAAGCGCCCGACCGGCGGCGATCGCGTGCCCGATCCCGACGAAGTGGCGAACTGCGCGTCGTGGCTGGACGCGGAGTTCGCGCTGTTGAAGCCGAAGCTCGTCATTCCGGTCGGCAAGCTCGCGATCGCGCAGTTCATGCCGGTCGACAAGCTCGACGGCGTGGTCGGCAAGCTCCATCGCGGCAAGCGCAACGGCCTTTCCTTCGATCTCGCTCCACTGCCCCATCCGTCCGGCGCGTCGACCTGGCAGCACGTGGAGCCGGGGAAGACCTTGCTCCGGCACGCGCTCGCGCTGATCGCAGCGCATCCTGCCTGGCAGGCGTGCATCTCACGGCGCGTACGCTAG
- a CDS encoding tripartite tricarboxylate transporter substrate binding protein, with product MAMHKVAYASCALVLTLAAGAAAAAQSVEYPTRPIRYLVGFAPGGINDIMARIVGQKLHEAWGQQVIVDNRPGAGGNLAAELLARSTPDGYTFMNISTAHAISQTLYTRLNYKLERDLTPVVVLGNSPLIMVVNAGLPVKTVPELVELAKKRKLIYASGGAGVISHLGMEMFKVAAKIDVTHVPFKGVGPAVPALMSGEAHMMMNAIPELLPYTKDGKLRVIGSLTEKRHPFIPDVPTFIEQGYKDFVMGNWTGIVAPAGTPKAIVDKLSTQITKIIRAPEMSKKLLDMGVDPLGGTPAEFGKLIHSETIRFGKAVRDSGAKAD from the coding sequence ATGGCAATGCACAAGGTTGCGTACGCTTCGTGCGCGCTCGTCCTGACGCTCGCTGCCGGCGCCGCTGCCGCGGCACAATCCGTGGAATACCCGACGCGGCCGATACGCTACCTCGTCGGCTTCGCCCCGGGCGGCATCAACGACATCATGGCGCGCATCGTCGGGCAGAAGCTGCACGAAGCGTGGGGACAGCAGGTCATCGTCGACAATCGCCCCGGCGCGGGCGGGAACCTCGCCGCGGAGCTGCTCGCGCGGTCGACGCCGGACGGCTACACCTTCATGAACATCAGCACGGCGCACGCGATCTCGCAAACCCTGTACACGCGTCTCAACTACAAGCTCGAGCGCGATCTCACGCCGGTCGTGGTGCTCGGCAACTCACCGCTCATCATGGTCGTCAACGCCGGGCTGCCGGTGAAGACCGTGCCGGAGCTCGTCGAGCTCGCCAAGAAGCGCAAGCTCATCTACGCCTCGGGCGGCGCCGGCGTCATCAGTCACCTCGGCATGGAGATGTTCAAGGTCGCGGCGAAGATCGACGTCACGCACGTGCCGTTCAAGGGCGTCGGACCGGCGGTGCCGGCGCTGATGTCGGGCGAAGCGCACATGATGATGAACGCGATTCCCGAGCTGCTGCCGTACACCAAGGACGGAAAGCTGCGCGTCATCGGCTCGCTCACCGAGAAGCGCCACCCCTTCATTCCGGACGTGCCGACCTTCATCGAGCAGGGCTACAAGGACTTCGTGATGGGCAACTGGACCGGCATCGTCGCGCCGGCCGGCACGCCCAAGGCGATCGTCGACAAGCTCTCGACCCAGATCACCAAGATCATCCGTGCCCCCGAGATGAGCAAGAAGCTGCTGGACATGGGCGTCGACCCGCTGGGCGGGACGCCGGCGGAGTTCGGCAAGCTGATCCACTCGGAGACGATTCGTTTCGGGAAGGCGGTGCGCGATTCGGGAGCGAAGGCCGACTGA